The sequence below is a genomic window from Pleurocapsa sp. PCC 7327.
AACTATCGCCGCGCAAATGGGCTTTCAGTTGAAAATGAGCCAACAAATCGGTGTAACGACGAATAGGCGAAGTTACTTGCGTGTAGGTATCCAAACCCAAACTGGCATGACGAATGGGTGTAATGCCGATCTCGCTGCGAGGCATGCACCGACGCAGGGCACAGGCTCTCACCGGCCCCGCAGGCAGGAGTAAAAGTTCTTCTTCTGGGGGTAATTCTGGTTGGGGTTGTCCTCGAAAAGGAACGGGTAAGTTATGCTCCTGGCAGTACCGTCCTGCTACTTCTCCTGCCAAAATCATCATTTCGGCTACTAGCTGGCGGGCACGCGAAACCTCAAGCAATTCGATGACAATCTCGTCGTCAGCTTTGACTTTGATGACGGATTCGGGCATTTGAATATCGATCGACCCTTGCGATCGCCGCCATTGTTGCCGTCTTTGTGCCCAAGTTGCTAAGGCAGCAATCTCTGGTTCGGCTTGAATGCCGAGTTCGAGCATCTCGTCAACATCTTCATAGGTAAGGCGATAGGTGGGTTTAATCAGGCTAGTGTAAATGCTGTAATCTTCTACCGTCCCCGTCTCGTCTAAAACTACGCCAAAACTCAAAGCGGGACAGAGTTTTCCTTGCACTAAACTCATCGGATCGGTTGCCAGTACGGTCGGAAACATGGAAATCATACCCGTAGGCAAATACAAGCTAGTACTGCGCCGTCTTGCTTCTAGATCGAGTTCGTCTCCAGGGGTAACTAATCGACTGGGATCGGCAATATGAATCCATAGGCGCACTTTTCCATGCTTAAGAAATTCGACGCTCAAACCATCATCAATTTCTTCAGTACTTTCATCGTCAATGGTGTAAACCTTTAGATGGGTTAAATCCAAACGATTGGGGTCGGGATCGGACGGGGGAGATATCAGGCAACTTTGCGCCACTTCAAGAACCTTTTTAGGAAACTGCAAAGGGTATCCGCTACGGCGGAGGAATAGGTTTTCGTGGGGACTCCACCAGCCTAGATCTACCAACAATTCAAACGCTGCTTCTGGCGTTTGCGATCGCCCTGCCCAACTTAAAATTTCTTGAGCCGCACGTGCGGGTTGCTCTGGCTGTAAGACGAATTTTTCGATCGCTTCTAAACGAGAGCGATCGCTTTC
It includes:
- a CDS encoding ribonuclease catalytic domain-containing protein, which codes for MEKGKLIEFRRQGERRLAVTDRPEGKKDWIVLDEGGVAHKIRPQQVEYEIDGGSYKPSDIPSFIQQVKPYLDPSSLEVAWELLVEEGKAVSPSEMAQLLFSDQSPLLCYAAHCLLSEDKIYFKRKGDLYEPRSASQVDEIKHQIEVERQRHREKEAFLDRLQQALAGERVEWAESDRSRLEAIEKFVLQPEQPARAAQEILSWAGRSQTPEAAFELLVDLGWWSPHENLFLRRSGYPLQFPKKVLEVAQSCLISPPSDPDPNRLDLTHLKVYTIDDESTEEIDDGLSVEFLKHGKVRLWIHIADPSRLVTPGDELDLEARRRSTSLYLPTGMISMFPTVLATDPMSLVQGKLCPALSFGVVLDETGTVEDYSIYTSLIKPTYRLTYEDVDEMLELGIQAEPEIAALATWAQRRQQWRRSQGSIDIQMPESVIKVKADDEIVIELLEVSRARQLVAEMMILAGEVAGRYCQEHNLPVPFRGQPQPELPPEEELLLLPAGPVRACALRRCMPRSEIGITPIRHASLGLDTYTQVTSPIRRYTDLLAHFQLKAHLRGDSLPFSREQMQEILYSVTSSAQEATAVERQTNRYWGLEYLRRHADCVWQVLVLRWLREEENLGIILLEELGLELPHRFERPVSLGDRLKVQVYRADPHRDEIRFREAIGQVS